CATTTTCGCCAGTTTCATTGTGTGTCGGTTCTGGATGATGAAAATCAAATCCTGTATCCAAACGTACACCAACAATCAACACACGCTCACGAAATTGAGGTACACCAAATTCTGCAAAGTTATATAGCTTTGCCTGAACGTAATAACCGCAATTCTCAAAGTCAGTAATAATTTGCTGAATGGCTTTTTTCTTGTTGGCAGTCAACAAACCTTTTACGTTCTCAGCAACAAAGACTTTTGGTTTTTTTACATTTACAAAACGTAAAAAGCTTTTATAAAGATTGCCACGCTCACCCTCTAGGCCCGGCTGTTTCCAAATCATAGAAAAATCTTGGCAAGGGAATCCGCCTAAAATGATGTCGCAATCGGGAATAGTTGGATCGTTAGGATCTATTTGTTCAATATCGCCTTCTACGATGACATCGCCAATATTTTTACGGAAACTTTCGCAAGCCCAATGGGAAAAATCGTTCGCCCAAACAGTTTCGTAACCAGCTTGGTGAAAACCTAAATCTAAACCTCCACATCCTGAAAATAGAGATAGAATTCTGGGTTTCTTGTCAGATGAATTAAACTTTGAGATTTTTTTAGATGACATAGGATTTCACTCCTATGTATAGATTTGATAAAAACCCTTGAAGGGATTTTAATAGAGAACTAGGCAAGGCAAGGCAAGGCAAGGCAAGGCAAGGCAAGGCAAGGCAAGGCAAGGCAAGGCAAGGCAAGGCAAGGCAAGGCAAGGCAAGGCAAGGCAAGGCAAGGCAAGGCAAGGCAAGCTTACCATCGTTTTTTTGAAATAAAATCATTTTTCTAAAACTTCCATGTAAATTTTTCCTATTATGCCGCAAAAAAACAGCAAATGCCGCTGCATTAAACCAGTTATGAATACTTGAAATTATAAATAAAGTATTCATAATCCCAAGGTCGTCTGAAAACGATATCAGTTTTCAGACGACCTTTTCACACATCAAATATTCCACAGGGAAAACATCATGGCAAAAGCCCCCAAAACCATCTACCAATGTTCCGAATGCGGCGGCACTTCTCCGAAATGGCAGGGTAAATGCCCGCATTGCGGCGAGTGGAACACGCTTCAGGAAAGCCTTGCCGCGCCCGAACCGAAAAACGCCCGCTTCCAATCTTGGGCGGTGGATACCTCGACCGTCCAATCCCTCTCCGCCGTGACCGCCACCGAAGTGCCGCGCAATCCGACGGGCATGGGCGAACTCGACCGCGTATTGGGCGGCGGTTTGGTCGATGGTGCGGTCATCCTGCTTGGTGGCGACCCCGGCATCGGCAAATCCACGCTGCTGTTGCAAACCATCGCCAAAATGGCGCAAAGCCGCAAAGTGCTGTACGTTTCCGGCGAGGAATCCGCCCAACAAGTTGCCCTACGCGCGCAACGTTTGGAACTGCCCACCGAAGGCGTGAACCTGCTTGCCGAAATCCGTATGGAAGCGATTCAAGCGGCGTTGAAACAGCATCAGCCCGAAGTCGTCGTCATCGACTCCATCCAAACCATGTATTCCGACCAAATCACTTCCGCCCCCGGCTCCGTGTCGCAGGTGCGTGAATGTGCCGCCCAACTGACGCGCATGGCGAAACAAATGGGCATCGCCATGATACTGGTCGGACACGTGACCAAAGACGGCGCGATTGCCGGCCCGCGCGTATTGGAGCATATGGTCGATACCGTGCTGTATTTCGAGGGCGACCAGCATTCCAACTACCGTATGATACGCGCCATCAAAAATCGCTTTGGCGCAGCAAACGAATTGGGCGTGTTTGCCATGACCGAAAACGGTTTGAAAGGCGTATCCAACCCGTCTGCCATCTTCCTCGCCAGCTACCGCGACGACACGCCCGGCTCGTGCGTTTTGGTCACACAAGAAGGCAGCCGCCCGCTTTTGGTCGAAATTCAGGCATTGGTCGATGACGCACACGGCTTTACCCCCAAACGCCTTACCGTCGGTCTCGAACAAAACCGCCTCGCCATGCTGCTCGCCGTCCTCAACCGCCACGGCGGCATCGCCTGCTTCGACCAAGACGTGTTCCTCAACGCCGTCGGCGGCGTCAAAATCGGCGAACCTGCCGCCGACCTCGCCGTCATCCTCGCCATGCTCTCCAGCTTCCGCAACCGACCCATGCCTGAAAAAACCGTGGTTTTCGGCGAAATTGGCTTAAGCGGCGAAGTCCGCCCTGTTGCACGCGGACAAGAGCGGCTTAAAGAAGCGGAAAAACTCGGCTTCAAACGCGCCATCGTTCCAAAAGCCAATATGCCGCGCAATGCCAAAGAGTTTCCAAACCTGAAAATCTACGGCGTCAGCAGTTTGCAGGAAGCGATTGACGTTTGTCGTGACGGGGACTAAACCGTTTCGATAATCCGCCTCAAAAAACAATCATCTAAAAGGCCGTCTGAAAACTTTCAGACGGCCTCTCTTTAAATTTAAATAATTTTGTTATATTATAACGAACTATTTTATTCTATCTTTTCTACACACCGAAAATTGGAGAGAAATCATGAAAAAAACCGCTTTGCTTATCGCATCCGCCTTCCTGTTCAGCACTGCCGCACACGCCCATCGCGTTTGGGTTGAAACCGCACACACACATGGCGGCGAATACCTTGAAGCCGAATTGGGCTATGGCGAATTCCCGGAGCTTGAGCCCATCGCCAAAGACCGCCTGCACATTTTCAGCAAACCCATGCAACTGGTGACTGAAAAAGGCAAAGAAAACATGATTCAAAAAGGTACATACAATTACCAATACCGCAGCAAATTGCCCGTTAAAGACGGCAGCTACTTGGTAACCGCCGAATACCAACCGACCTTCTGGTCAAAAAACAGCGCGGGCTGGAAGCAGGCAAGCATCAAAGAAATGCCTGATGCAAGCTATTGCGAGCAAACCCGTATGTTCGGTAAAAACATCGTCAATGTCGGCCATGAAAGCGCAGATACCGCCATCATCACCAAGCAAGTCGGCCAACATTTAGAAATCGTACCTTTGGACAACCCTGCCAACGTCCACGTCGGCGAACGCTTCAAAGTCCGCGTCCTCTTCAATGGCGAGCCGCTGCCCAACGCCACTGTTACCGCTACATTTGACGGCTTCGACACCAGTGACCGCAGCAAAACCCATAAAACCGAAGCCCAAGCCTTCTCCGATACCACCGATGACAAAGGCGAAGTCAGCATCATTCCATTGCGACAAGGTTTCTGGAAAGCCAGCGTAGAACATAAAGCTGATTTCCCTGATCAAAGCGTGTGCCAAAAACAGGCGAACTACACTACTTTGACCTTCCAAATCGGTCATTCACATCATTGATTTTTCCATAACAAAAGGCCGTCTGAATATTTCAGACGGCCTTTATTCATCCTATTTAAGGACGATGCGGCGCAAACTGCCATTGTCCCAATTCCAAATTCAAATCAAATAGGTTCAGACGGCCTATTGCCACGCGGACCAAACGCAAACACGGAAAGCCTGCTTTCGCCGTCATCCTTCGTACTTGGCG
Above is a genomic segment from Neisseria subflava containing:
- a CDS encoding DUF4198 domain-containing protein, which produces MKKTALLIASAFLFSTAAHAHRVWVETAHTHGGEYLEAELGYGEFPELEPIAKDRLHIFSKPMQLVTEKGKENMIQKGTYNYQYRSKLPVKDGSYLVTAEYQPTFWSKNSAGWKQASIKEMPDASYCEQTRMFGKNIVNVGHESADTAIITKQVGQHLEIVPLDNPANVHVGERFKVRVLFNGEPLPNATVTATFDGFDTSDRSKTHKTEAQAFSDTTDDKGEVSIIPLRQGFWKASVEHKADFPDQSVCQKQANYTTLTFQIGHSHH
- the radA gene encoding DNA repair protein RadA; the protein is MAKAPKTIYQCSECGGTSPKWQGKCPHCGEWNTLQESLAAPEPKNARFQSWAVDTSTVQSLSAVTATEVPRNPTGMGELDRVLGGGLVDGAVILLGGDPGIGKSTLLLQTIAKMAQSRKVLYVSGEESAQQVALRAQRLELPTEGVNLLAEIRMEAIQAALKQHQPEVVVIDSIQTMYSDQITSAPGSVSQVRECAAQLTRMAKQMGIAMILVGHVTKDGAIAGPRVLEHMVDTVLYFEGDQHSNYRMIRAIKNRFGAANELGVFAMTENGLKGVSNPSAIFLASYRDDTPGSCVLVTQEGSRPLLVEIQALVDDAHGFTPKRLTVGLEQNRLAMLLAVLNRHGGIACFDQDVFLNAVGGVKIGEPAADLAVILAMLSSFRNRPMPEKTVVFGEIGLSGEVRPVARGQERLKEAEKLGFKRAIVPKANMPRNAKEFPNLKIYGVSSLQEAIDVCRDGD
- a CDS encoding DNA cytosine methyltransferase, which produces MSSKKISKFNSSDKKPRILSLFSGCGGLDLGFHQAGYETVWANDFSHWACESFRKNIGDVIVEGDIEQIDPNDPTIPDCDIILGGFPCQDFSMIWKQPGLEGERGNLYKSFLRFVNVKKPKVFVAENVKGLLTANKKKAIQQIITDFENCGYYVQAKLYNFAEFGVPQFRERVLIVGVRLDTGFDFHHPEPTHNETGENGLKPYVTAGQAISNIPKNASNNELLKISEQTRKRLELIPEGGNYSDIPKEHPLYVKSMLSLVYRRMHRNRPSTTIIAAGGGGTWGYHFPEPRAFTNRERARLQSFPDDFEFVGSTTEVRRQIGNAVPPQGVVELARTLLPIFSGNYKKVDLHKKLKAEKDVLFHDRLSKIRGGKR